One stretch of Tenacibaculum sp. MAR_2010_89 DNA includes these proteins:
- a CDS encoding carbonic anhydrase family protein, with amino-acid sequence MRNTAITKSKQDTLTPNGVLQDLLEGNKRYTENNLTASNVTELVKQTTGGQFPKAVILSCIDSRVPVEMAFDQTIGDVFVARVAGNFENTDILGSMEYSCAVAGSKLVLVLGHESCGAVKAACDGVELGNITAMLDNIAPAAKMASDQVEGVTNSSNDEFVAKTVENNVKLTIERIREKSKILQEMEDNGEIAIVGGVYSLKTGAVTML; translated from the coding sequence ATGAGAAATACAGCTATTACAAAAAGCAAACAAGATACGTTAACTCCAAATGGAGTATTACAAGATTTATTAGAAGGAAATAAAAGATATACTGAAAATAACTTAACAGCATCTAATGTAACTGAATTAGTTAAGCAAACAACAGGTGGACAATTTCCTAAAGCAGTTATTTTATCATGCATCGATTCAAGAGTGCCAGTAGAGATGGCTTTTGATCAAACTATAGGTGACGTTTTTGTTGCTCGTGTTGCAGGTAATTTTGAAAATACTGATATTTTAGGTAGTATGGAATACTCATGCGCTGTTGCTGGAAGCAAGTTAGTTTTAGTATTAGGTCATGAAAGCTGTGGAGCTGTTAAAGCTGCTTGTGATGGAGTAGAACTTGGAAATATTACTGCAATGCTTGATAATATTGCTCCAGCTGCTAAAATGGCTTCGGATCAAGTTGAAGGTGTTACTAACTCATCAAATGATGAATTTGTAGCAAAAACTGTAGAAAATAATGTAAAATTAACCATTGAAAGAATCCGTGAAAAAAGTAAGATTTTACAAGAAATGGAAGATAATGGTGAAATTGCAATTGTTGGTGGAGTATACTCTTTAAAAACAGGAGCTGTTACAATGCTTTAA
- the infB gene encoding translation initiation factor IF-2 translates to MAEGNKLRLNKVLRELNISLDRAVEHLAKKGYEVEGRPTTKISDAEYQILLDGFQTDKSKKVASKEVSEEKRKEKEAIRQQVEVEQEKKRIEDEAKKQEVLKAKAAKLELKTVGKINIETGKSLEPKVQKEEPKPVAESTENKVEEVIETPKKEVVQPKEIKVEEPKKEEKPVVEKKVEEPVKVAQPVKKVEEPKSTTTFTKKGIDKAVEQIKTDRARKADKPKSTEQPVEVNTENAEKIKTQYKKLDGPKITGQKIDLKQFERPKKKKPDPKAKDGDKKKRKRISKPNAGGTGTGNTRTQGQGNNRGGGPNRPGTPNRTGGPNRGGARTGGPNRGGQRGRRPVVQKEELTEAQIQKQVRETLEKLQGKSKKGKGAKYRRDKRDAHRQQSEAELEAAQADSKILKVTEFVTVSEVATMMDVPVTNIISSCMMLGMMVTMNQRLDAETLSIVAEEFNYTVEFVGAEVEESIEEIEDKPEDLITRAPIITVMGHVDHGKTSLLDYIRKANVIDGESGGITQHIGAYSVNVGDQKIAFLDTPGHEAFTAMRARGAQVTDLVIIVVAADDDVMPQTKEAISHAQAAGVPIIFAINKIDKQNANPDNIKTQLSAMNLLVEDWGGNIQSQEISAKTGQGVDELLEKVLLEAEVLELKANPDKNANGAVVEALLDKGRGYVSTILVQAGTLKIGDYLLAGKHSGKVRAMFDDKGNKVKVAGPSTPISILGLDGAPQAGDKFNVFDDEREAKQIAAKRSQLQREQSVRTQKTLTLAEIGRRIALGDFKELNIILKGDVDGSVEALTDSFQKLSTEEIQVNILHKGVGAITESDVLLATASDAIIVGFNVRPQGNARLVADREEVDIRTYSIIYDAINDLKDAMEGMLSPEMKEEVLGNIEIREVYKISKVGNIAGCMVMSGKITRDAKIRIIREGIVVHDGLLTSLKRFKDDVKEVKKGYDCGLQIKGYNDIKEGDTIEAYTEIAVKKKLK, encoded by the coding sequence ATGGCTGAAGGCAACAAATTAAGACTAAACAAGGTTTTAAGGGAATTAAACATTTCTTTAGATAGAGCTGTAGAACACTTAGCTAAAAAAGGTTATGAGGTTGAGGGGCGTCCTACGACAAAGATTTCTGATGCAGAGTATCAAATATTACTTGATGGTTTTCAAACAGATAAATCTAAAAAGGTTGCTTCTAAAGAGGTAAGCGAAGAAAAGAGAAAAGAAAAGGAAGCAATTCGTCAACAAGTAGAAGTAGAGCAAGAGAAGAAACGTATAGAAGACGAAGCTAAAAAACAAGAAGTTTTAAAAGCCAAGGCAGCAAAATTAGAACTTAAAACTGTTGGTAAAATAAATATTGAAACTGGTAAAAGTTTAGAACCTAAAGTTCAAAAAGAAGAACCAAAGCCAGTTGCTGAATCAACAGAGAATAAAGTTGAAGAAGTTATTGAAACTCCAAAAAAAGAAGTTGTTCAACCTAAAGAAATAAAAGTTGAAGAGCCTAAAAAAGAAGAGAAGCCTGTTGTAGAGAAAAAGGTAGAAGAACCTGTTAAGGTTGCACAACCCGTTAAGAAAGTAGAAGAACCTAAAAGTACAACTACTTTTACTAAAAAAGGTATTGATAAAGCTGTTGAGCAAATTAAAACAGACCGAGCAAGAAAAGCAGATAAACCAAAATCAACTGAACAACCAGTAGAGGTTAATACTGAAAATGCTGAAAAAATTAAAACTCAGTATAAAAAACTTGATGGTCCTAAAATAACTGGTCAAAAAATTGATTTAAAACAATTTGAAAGACCTAAAAAGAAAAAACCAGATCCTAAAGCTAAAGATGGAGATAAGAAAAAGCGTAAGAGGATAAGTAAACCTAACGCTGGAGGTACTGGAACTGGAAATACTAGAACGCAAGGACAAGGAAACAACCGTGGAGGAGGTCCTAACAGACCAGGAACACCAAATAGAACTGGAGGTCCTAATAGAGGTGGAGCAAGAACTGGAGGTCCTAACAGAGGAGGCCAAAGAGGAAGACGCCCTGTTGTTCAAAAAGAAGAACTTACTGAAGCTCAAATTCAAAAACAAGTTAGAGAAACTCTTGAAAAACTTCAAGGTAAATCTAAAAAAGGAAAAGGAGCTAAATATCGTAGAGATAAAAGAGATGCTCACCGTCAACAAAGTGAAGCAGAGTTAGAAGCTGCACAAGCAGATAGTAAAATACTAAAAGTAACAGAGTTTGTTACAGTTAGTGAAGTAGCTACAATGATGGATGTTCCAGTAACAAACATTATATCATCTTGTATGATGCTTGGTATGATGGTTACAATGAATCAACGTTTAGATGCAGAAACACTATCTATAGTAGCAGAAGAATTTAATTATACAGTTGAGTTTGTTGGAGCTGAGGTAGAAGAATCAATTGAAGAAATTGAAGATAAACCAGAAGATTTAATAACGCGTGCACCAATCATTACTGTTATGGGTCACGTAGATCATGGTAAAACTTCATTATTAGATTATATTCGTAAAGCGAATGTTATTGATGGAGAATCTGGAGGAATTACACAACATATTGGTGCTTATTCAGTAAATGTTGGAGATCAAAAAATAGCATTTTTAGATACACCTGGTCACGAGGCTTTTACAGCGATGCGTGCTCGTGGGGCTCAAGTTACCGATTTAGTTATTATTGTTGTAGCAGCTGATGATGATGTAATGCCGCAAACAAAAGAAGCAATCTCGCATGCGCAAGCAGCTGGAGTACCTATCATTTTTGCAATAAATAAAATAGATAAACAGAACGCTAATCCTGATAATATTAAAACGCAATTATCTGCGATGAATTTATTAGTTGAGGATTGGGGTGGTAATATTCAATCACAAGAAATTTCTGCAAAAACTGGTCAAGGAGTTGATGAGTTATTAGAAAAGGTATTGTTAGAAGCTGAAGTATTAGAGTTAAAAGCTAACCCTGATAAAAATGCAAACGGTGCTGTAGTAGAAGCTCTATTAGATAAAGGTAGAGGATATGTATCTACTATTTTAGTACAAGCAGGAACACTTAAAATTGGAGATTATTTATTAGCAGGTAAGCATAGTGGTAAAGTAAGAGCTATGTTTGATGATAAAGGAAATAAAGTTAAAGTAGCTGGACCATCTACACCAATATCAATATTAGGTCTTGATGGTGCACCACAAGCTGGTGATAAGTTTAATGTATTTGATGATGAACGTGAAGCAAAACAAATTGCTGCTAAGAGATCTCAATTACAACGTGAGCAATCTGTAAGAACTCAAAAAACATTAACGTTAGCTGAGATTGGACGTCGTATTGCATTAGGTGACTTTAAAGAGTTAAATATAATCTTAAAAGGTGATGTTGATGGTTCTGTTGAAGCCTTAACAGATTCATTCCAAAAATTATCAACTGAAGAAATTCAAGTTAATATTTTACATAAAGGAGTAGGTGCAATTACTGAATCTGATGTATTATTAGCAACTGCTTCAGATGCAATTATTGTTGGGTTTAATGTACGTCCTCAAGGTAATGCTCGTTTAGTTGCTGATAGAGAAGAGGTAGATATTAGAACTTATTCTATCATCTATGATGCTATTAATGACTTGAAAGACGCAATGGAAGGAATGTTATCTCCGGAAATGAAAGAAGAAGTTCTTGGTAATATTGAAATAAGAGAGGTTTATAAAATTTCTAAAGTTGGAAATATTGCTGGATGTATGGTGATGTCTGGTAAAATAACAAGAGATGCTAAAATACGTATCATTAGAGAAGGAATAGTTGTTCATGATGGTTTATTAACTTCATTAAAACGTTTTAAAGACGATGTGAAAGAAGTTAAGAAAGGTTATGACTGTGGTCTTCAAATTAAAGGATATAATGATATCAAAGAAGGTGACACTATTGAAGCATATACTGAAATAGCAGTTAAAAAGAAACTTAAATAA
- the nusA gene encoding transcription termination factor NusA: MENIALIESFSEFKDNKSIDRVTLMSILEEVFRAALKRRFGSDENFDIIINPDKGDLEIWRNRVVVADEMSEDDNEEIELTEARKIEPDFEIGEDVSEEVKLVDLGRRAILALRQNLISKIHEHDSTNIFKQFKELEGDVYSAEVHHIRHNAVILLDDEGNEIVLPKSEQIRSDFFRKGDTVRGVIKTVELRGNKPVIILSRTAPQFLVKLFEQEIPEVFDGLITIERVARIPGDKAKIAVDSYDDRIDPVGACVGVKGSRIHGIVRELGNENIDVINYTKNEQLFISRALSPAKVLSVTIEAYEEEKGGKKGRVNVLLKPEEVSKAIGRSGVNIRLASELTGYEIDVQREGIEEEDVELTEFSDEIEAWVIAEFKKIGLDTAKSVLEKDVSMLVQRTDLEEETILDVQRVLREEFEE; this comes from the coding sequence TTCAGAATTTAAAGATAATAAAAGTATTGACAGAGTAACACTAATGTCTATTTTAGAAGAAGTTTTTAGAGCTGCTTTAAAACGTAGATTTGGGTCTGATGAAAACTTTGATATTATTATAAACCCTGATAAAGGTGATTTAGAAATTTGGAGAAACAGAGTTGTTGTTGCAGATGAAATGTCGGAAGATGATAATGAAGAGATTGAATTAACTGAAGCAAGAAAAATAGAACCTGATTTTGAGATAGGAGAAGATGTATCTGAAGAAGTTAAATTAGTTGACCTAGGAAGAAGAGCTATTTTAGCTTTACGTCAAAATTTAATATCTAAAATCCATGAGCATGATAGTACTAATATCTTTAAACAATTTAAAGAGTTAGAAGGAGATGTTTATAGTGCTGAAGTGCACCATATTCGTCATAATGCGGTAATTTTGCTTGATGATGAAGGTAATGAAATTGTATTACCTAAAAGTGAACAAATACGTTCTGATTTTTTTAGAAAAGGAGATACTGTTAGAGGAGTAATTAAAACGGTTGAATTAAGAGGAAATAAACCAGTAATTATTTTGTCAAGAACTGCACCTCAATTCTTAGTTAAATTATTCGAACAAGAAATACCTGAGGTTTTTGATGGTTTAATTACTATTGAAAGAGTTGCAAGAATACCTGGTGATAAGGCAAAAATCGCTGTAGATTCTTACGATGATCGTATTGATCCTGTAGGAGCTTGTGTTGGTGTTAAAGGATCACGTATTCACGGTATTGTTCGTGAATTAGGGAATGAAAATATTGACGTTATTAATTATACTAAAAATGAGCAATTATTCATTTCTAGAGCGCTAAGTCCTGCGAAAGTTCTTTCTGTTACTATAGAAGCTTATGAAGAAGAAAAAGGAGGTAAAAAAGGTCGAGTAAATGTATTATTAAAACCAGAGGAAGTGTCAAAAGCAATTGGACGATCTGGTGTAAATATTCGTTTAGCTAGTGAATTAACTGGTTATGAAATAGATGTTCAAAGAGAAGGTATTGAAGAAGAAGATGTTGAGTTAACAGAATTCTCTGATGAAATAGAAGCATGGGTAATAGCTGAATTCAAGAAAATTGGTTTAGATACTGCTAAGAGTGTTCTTGAGAAAGATGTTTCAATGTTAGTTCAAAGAACAGACCTTGAAGAAGAAACAATTTTAGATGTTCAACGAGTTTTAAGAGAAGAATTCGAAGAGTAA